The DNA region GGTTGGTAGGTAAGCTTATTTATCTCACCATAACACGACCTGATATATgctttgctgtgaaccaggtgaGTCAACATATGCAGAAGCCAACATTACATCATTGGAAAATGGTGAGCCGAATACTCAAGTATCTCAAAGGATCACCAGGAcaaggcatatggatgggaTGTAATGGAAATGCAGAGCTGGTAGGATACTGTGATGCAGATTATGCTGGGGATCATGAAGATAGACGCTCAACATCTGGTTATTGCACGTTTGTTGGAGGAAATCTTGTCACTTGGAAgagtaagaaacaaaaggtggtaTCTCTCTCAAGTGCAGAGTCTGAATACAGGGCAATGAGGAAGGTCACAACCGAACTCATGTGGCTCAAAGCTCTCTTGAAGGATCTAGGCATCGAGACTCCAAAGTCgatcacaatgcattgtgacaatgaaGCCGCTATTTACATTGCATCAAACTCAGTATTTCATGAAAGTACGAAACACATAGAAGTGGACTGCCACAAAGTCAGAGAACAAGTTCAGTTAGGAGTTATCTTGCCATGTCACACCAAGAGTTCTGAACAACTGGCGGACATTTTCACCAAAGTAGCGAGTTCCAAGGTTTGCGAGTATATACACTCCAAACTTGGACTTATGGACCTAACCAGGCCACCGATGAAGACCCTAAGCTATTGGCtccatactctttttcccttagtATGTCTTTGTCCCAAATGGGTTTTacatactaaggtttttaatgaggtgggtgttcATAGTTTCAAGCTTAACCTCTATTCCAAAtggttaagcttgagggggagtgtGAACATGAACACACTACGAACATGTTCTCCTTATGATATAAGAACGTGTTCTTCTTAGGATATAAGAACCCGTTCTTCCTACGATTATAAATGTACATTCTAGTAGTTTCCTTATATAGAATCCACTGTATCCCTATAAATAGTTTGTAACTAGGTCATTATTATTCAAGGAATGagaatctctccttctcctctatTCTAACCTAgccgctctctctttctccctttcATTCTCTTTTGATCATTCTATCCCATTCTCTATTCTTCTCGTACTCTTTTGTAATTCTTACAGGGAAAAGGTTTATGAGGGGCACTCACAAACTCCGTTGCAAGCTGAAAGAATGGTTTTTGGTTTACGCCTTTACGCTTCAGTCTCGAATATATATGTTGGATTGTGTTTGAAGGAGATTGCTCTCAACTATTCGACTTGAGCTTTGAATGTACATTTGAGTATATATACTCCAAGATAGTGAGCTTTGAATGTAGAAATTTGTAGGAATAAATATCAGTACGTAGGGTTAAAAACAGACAATATTGTGGCTGATTCCTTGGCTAAATAAAAGAGAGCAACATATTTGTAGTATTATAGTATACATATCtaatatgtttaatttaaaacaaattatgtgTAAGcatttattatattacaaaGATCAGATGTGTACATAAAAGAGAGTAGTAGAGAGACTAGAGAGGATGGGACCGGACGTGTTCATCATGAAAACGCGGAACGCCAATGTTTCTCTGTTGACGGCAACACAAGAACATGGCCATGTGACCTACCCACTCTtttcctttccttcttctttttgtcatttcttcacttcttttttctcttcaattaCTTTTGTCCAAAGAACCTACCCCTTAACGGTATCGGACACCCACCAAAGAACgatattatagtttttagtaATTGAAAGGTTATATTATACTTTACTatcttatattattagttttgaGAATCCTACCATCTAGTTTGGATCATATAAATCTTATTTGGATGTATGTCATTTGAATCAATATGATACCATGTAAGGGTTTACTAGCTAGTAGCTACTTTAATATTAGTCGGAGACCATACTGGTTACCAGTAAACATGTCTTATACGATCATCTAACTAGAGAAAAATAGAACAGCagaaactatataatatttgtagtaagaaaattattctcattttaatgttttatagCGAAATTAGGAAAATACGTGGAGGCCAATTCTGGAGTCTTACTACCGCCCATGcttttgacttttctctgcCTCCACGAGTTTTATGTTAATCTCATTTAATGTGGTGAACACGCTTTGTATAGTTTCTACAGATAGATTGCAGAACTAATTTACTCTTTATATATGGTTtagatattaaacaaaaaaaaatggccaTTAAAAGATACTATACTACTATTTGTTAACAAATTCCACAAACATTTGTCACTTGAAAATTTCCGGAAAATAATAAGTTTtcgaaaaagaaatgaaatttctGAAAAGTTTCTATATTATTATGGCCAGAAGCCATTTATCCAAATCCCCgtatattcaaaaattgattATAAAGTTTCAACACTAACCAAGCCTCCAAACACTTTACACTACCTTAATCAATTCATATTTTCAAGCATAGGTTTCGGTTAAACGGTCAAAATTCATgattaatcttttatttcacATGATTATTAACTAATTAAGTACTACTCCGAGTCTCCGACTAATGTTGACTAGTATGGTCTCcaactaattaattaagtatGAATTTAATGATGAAAATTTGTTTCAGGTTGCATGGTTAACAAATTCTTTAACAACTCGTTAGCCATCCAAGTATTTgattactttaaaaataataataaaaaagattaattaaaaagaataaatgaAGTTATAAGTGTCTTAAATATACCAtagacaaaataatttaaacaaacTCCAAAAAGTTGGGATAACAACTTGAACCGGAAAGTGTGAAACTTGGGAACCTAACATTTTGTTTGACGGTGGTGTGACGACCGCCGTTGAAAATGGTGGCCGGCGGCTTCTGATACTTTGAAAAACATCAATTTCATCACTTACCAAACTCTTGCCCACGTGTTACATCGTATCTAATACCATATCCCAAGAGATTTAATTAGTCTACGGAACATCAAATCATTTACTAATTATATTAGTCtgattgtattaaaaataattaattgtgaTTCACTACGTACATAAGACTCAACTTGATTCACCAAATATCATTAACCAATCTCTTACATTCTCCTTTATGAATTATGACTAATCCCTTTCTTTTCAAGTCTGTATattctcttctttgcttttagtttttaatatttgatatctttgACTTTGGCCTCCTTGCAAATTAAATACATTTCACATAGTGGAACAACAATTGTTTGGTAGTAATATTTATCTTTATGTGAAATCTAATTTCACCTTTTCCACTTCAGGCTGCTGTCTGAAACTTTCTATTTGACTTTTGAGTACttttaatattcatatttttctttgtacaACTGAAACTGCCACGAATCTTCTTTCATAAGTTTGTGCTACATGACTTTTTGAACTTtgaattttctttctcaattctTTTTTATACATGAACTTTGAAAATTGTAGCCAGGTTATACTAATTTGCTATGCATGCATGTGTTAGAGTGTCACATTAGACTTCtatttttaagaagaagaaaaaaacccaaaagacaAATAGTGATTTCACCAATTTATTAATTAGTCACTTTTTATCAACATTCGAAAATAggaactctctctttctctctctctatctattgactatatatacaaataccAACACCTCATTGTTTCAAAGCAACCTTGAGTCTTCagaattttattgaaattttcatctctctatctctctttctctctttctcttctcaaacCAAAAGCTTATTTTTTTCATCCCAAATATCAAAGCTCGTCATGGCCGTTCGTCTAATTCCATCCATCTGGCTCTTCATAGTCATCGCCGTCATCGTCTCAGCCTTGCCTTCGCCGGTCTCTCCAAGAAAGCTGTTGGagataaagaaacaagaaaacttgACGGTGAGAGAGGAAGATAAGAGTCACGTGCCTCACGTAACCAAGACTAGTACCTTGACTGCCCTGCCAAAGGGCAAAATCCCAAACTCCTCGACGCCGAGCAAAAGGGGTCACGCCGAAGTCTACTCCGGAAAACTCCGATCTCGACATCTCTCCACCGTTGATCGGTTTCTCCAATCCGTTCCTAGCCCCGGCGTTGGTCATTGATATAGTCTCCCGGCCGCTAGGCacatatttcatttttgttttttttttagtacattcTTTATTCTTAACTATATAATACGAAATTTCCTTCGAGGTAGagacttttgttttagttttaggagtttacaaatgttttttttctttgaaacaaatatagaaaaacatacattttttcGAGGTTactataattttagttttgttaattattcAAAAGTTTAATAATTGAATATCTCTTCTTGTAAATTAATTAATGGTACTTCATTTTATAACAAGTTGAATATTCGTGTTCAGTCGAAATTTCAGAGGATGtaacaaaagatatattaagAGATCATACAATGATTATTATAAACGTTATCATATAGTTCTTAGCTCATATTTAAtactaagataaaaaaaatgttggaaaaCATTTGTgtttaatatattgattaaagTCGATGCTGAAGATTCGAACAGAGATTTTTTATTGGGTACTACTGAATCTATAGTGAAAAGTTGAAAACCACATGGAAAAATTCAAACATTTCTTTTCGTCAAACTTTGAAACACATATCTAAACATCCTTTTAATACAAGGTTCGTATCTACTATATGAGATTTGAATAAAACTTTCAAATACATGTCTTAACACGTATACTATAGGTGTAAATCTGTATGagattcaataataataatactcaaaaaagaaaatgtgttaGTTACTTGTAGAGGTGTATAGCGTTGAAATGGGTGCCACTAGGCCACCGCTCATTGATGGGAGATTCATATAGTTTTGTTGAGGATTTATTCAATATCTCGATACAATTGGAGATGTCATCGTAGATATTTTGACTGTAGAAATATGGAAATTTAGTGAACTACTGTTCTTTCACAAGTATACAAATTCCTAATAAACAGAGTATGATTGGTGTGTAACAATTATGATTGGTGGTGCTATATGATATGATTGGTTAGTTATCTATAGCACGTTATGAACTTAAATTAAGTAACTAATAACAGTTTGAAAAAGTTAATCTTATATCTAGCCAAAATATGTTGAGGTAAGTTTGGCCAAGATGTACCCATCCGTCATCAATGAAGTAACAAATGGAGGTAAGTCATACGATCCCAAGTTCTGGAGAAGCTACCTGATGATATctgagttttaaaattttagtaaccTAAACTACAAATGCATGGtaaagttttttattatttactatttttaggAGTCGAAATTTGGAGGACTAATgtgttgcacaaaaaaaaaaaatacgagaaATAGAGTAAGCTAAGACATGTTCAAATATGAATTGTCTGTTGAACTTGGTTTATCAGTGGGCTAGTTCCTAATGGGCCTTTGTACTTCTTTGCTTCAATTATGTTCTCTATGTGGGGTTAAACGCTTtagaatttgatttgatataaaaCGTTTAAAATCATATGCATGGTTGCATTGCAGCTGTTCAGAAATAAACGCCATCTAAATAATATACAACTGAAATTTATAATTCTGAGTTTCATCTACAACTATAGATATAATAGTAAATGGATATATTGATCTATCAATCTTCGTATGAATAGCTTTATACAACACTTGTCAATTACATGAGGTATCTTTATGTTCTTGTATAACCAAATCGTTCAATGTTATAATAGCAGCCAGGCTCGATTCATATCTTAAGTACAACAAGTTAGTGATTCAGTCCTTATAACTATCTAACAGTTTCAAAGGCCACAAGTTTTTGAAATGTCTATTGGTGCAAGGGTTGAACCCAacctcttttttatttcttatggtcaacttttgatgatttttctatatatgtctCAATATTTTGTTCTGTCTCCATAAATCTGTGACACTTCTTCGTCGAAACGATGACAACCACCAAACGTCGTGTTTCTCCAGACTCAAGAATAGATTGTTAGAAACTTCAAATACAGTCATTTTCCTTGGATCAAATTGCCAACTAATTAACTCTACAAATAGTAATTGAAAATATGCattgaatgaaaaaaatcttaatatctaaaatattaattgtctctttttcatttgtttttcttttttatcactACTTAATAATTTATGCCAGACCAACCCACACAACACATCTACTAGCTTTAAATTATAAGGAATTAATAATATACAAACGGCATTGAATAGTTTGCCTAATAAGTAGATTTCATAAAAATCGGTCGCATAGTGGAAACCTCTCATTGGTgtgtctctctatctctttcacTAGATTGATTGTCTTATTTACGTCACACACATCtgtctcactctctcttcttcttgcccAAAAACCAAATCGTATTTTTTCACTCTCTCCTCTGATCCTCTCCATTCATTATATAcacgtttttcttttttcttaataactTTCAACTCACATTCGATTAACAAACACTCATATTAGCTAAAACTGATCTTAACCAACTCAATAAAACCAGCCCACATGTTTGACTTCATAAACCGATTCTGAACTTATTTTTCAATTCACTCCACTATCTTCATAAACCTTTGTCATAATTATAAGATAGCTTTAAAATATCTCTAGCTTTagattgataaataaaaatatttacaagcATGTTCCGACCAACTCCAAAACTATAtcaggtttatatatataacaaaaaaaaaaaacttgtacgttaaaagaaaaataaaaaaacacagaatACTTCCATGCCATTTCTACTTTAGATGtattttataatctaaaacttttaaaacattttttttttataaaaatttatcattttgtttCACTAAACTATTTCATCAATGATGATTTATGTCCCTCGCGCCAATTTTTCTGTCTCCATCACATTCTCTAAAACCTGTCCCACTTGCCAGTCTTGCTGCCACCAAGGACTCATGCCCCCACCACATCTCCTTTTAAACGCGCCAccgttctttttcttcctccgGCGCGTGTCACAACCACCACCGCCGCTTGTGATTTTTGTATGGTTTCATGAAGAAGGCGGAGGAAAACCGTTACCCGGTGACAAGTAAACCTGGCTTTGTATAACGTTCTCGCCTATTTTAAACCCGGGAACGACCGTAAACCCGACTCGGATATCCGAATTATCACCGGAGAAGAGTGACTCGTCGCCTGATTTCACACTCTCCATATACACTTGAGAGAATCTACAACCTCTTTTGAGCTGAAACACCGTGACGTTCTCGCTTATAGAAAACGCCACGCAGTGTAGAAGCCAGATCCGTCTAGCCATTTCGTAAAACGTCGCGAAGAAACCCGAATCCGGAAACCCACCCGAGTTAACcagcttcctctggttcaagttCCCGAAGAAGGAACACTCCATCTTCGCGTGTACGACGCTCAAGTACTTGTGAACCACGAACTTCGCAAAAGACGAACCCGGGTTCCGGGTCAAGTACCGAACCGGGTCAACGGATCTCAAGTTTTCGAATTCGAAATTATCATTTGGAGATTCGAAACCTTCCAGCATTTTCCCACAGACGAACGATTCAAACGCGAAACAGCGGTGGCTGGGCCTGGCGAAAACGGTTGAAGCGTTTTTAACGCGAATCGAAACGGCGGCGGAAGCGGCTGCGTCGAGATCCCAGCTCGCTGATTCCATCTCCTTCACAATCAATTTCACGAAGCTTCTAACGGATCTCAACGTGAAACCTAAAACCTGAACGAACTGACTCAAACTCGGATTCGAAATTCGAATACTATCAAACACAGAGATCGAAACCGATCCGCTCGTGGTGAGTTTCTTCTCCAACGATTTGTTAACCGCGGAGGTCTCTTCGAGACTCGTCTTCAACTCATCGATCTTCAGTTGCTTCTCCGTAGCTTCGAACTCGAGTTTCTTAATCGTGATTTCGTAAGTCCTCATCAAGCTCTGCTGCTCCTGGATCTCAGCCAACATAATCGCGACTTGCAGAGACAGGTTCAGCTCCTTCCTTAGAAAACTCCGTTTAAGCTCCGACAAAGCTCTCAGCTCCTCGACCACCGCGGTATCCGCCGCTTGTATAGCGTCGTTGTCGTACGGACGCTGCGCCATCTGAAGCTCGGCGTAAGCGGCTTTGATCGTAGTCGTGCTAGCGAAGATCTTCGCGACGACGGCTTCGAACACAGCTCGACGACGCTCTCGGATTTTGAGCTCTCCGCTTCTGGTGCTGCTCGAAGTGCTTTTTAAATCGAAAACagagtctcctcctcctccgtcgtcgtcgtcgtcgtcgtcgtcttcgtcgaCGTTGAAGTTTGGATTATGTGATTTCTTCAACATACAGATTCCGATTCCGTTGTTGGTGGAGGAGACCTTCGTCGAGGTTGTTCTTAGGTTGCATACCTTCTGGAATGTTCTCgctaacttgttttttcttctcactgatggattcttcttcaatGTCTCCATTGAAATTGTTGTGActgtgagagagagagcaaccaacaaattaaaaaaaaaaaaaaaacagagagattcagctttttttttttggcttctgacagcaaaaaagaagaaaaacgaattatttcaaaaaaagagaagaaatatataaattaaaaaatagaggCAAAGCGTGAAAGCGTGGGAAAGAtgatagaagaaaaagagagggaTGATCGTATATATTTtccctttattttctttctttcttttgtgtatattaattaataaaattatatgttttgtattaattaaagaTAGTATGTGGTTGAATAGTAAGAGcttaattgaataacattcATGTGTAAAACAGTGTGAGTAAGCTTCTTTCacaaggatttttaaaaaaattatggccGGGTATAGTTTTGTCGGAGATTACTCCTAGGGTTAATTATAAGCACTTATACGTAATTATGcctttgatttgttttactttttctttttatatatttttatactaaggtgatcattttcttctctttttggttctatatatgtttctcatagataaataaaaaataaaatgtatatttcaaAGATAAGGTACCTTTTTTTGAAGTGAGTGAACATACTCTTTACATtcttatcatttatttattttttggttggataaaaaaaggagaaagaatgATAGAGAATTGGTTTATTCATTGCTTAAGAGTTTATAGATGTAAAATACTAGTACTAATAAAGTTCAAAACAATAAGTTAGTAGTAACTAGTGGGTTATATGATATAGTCGTCATTCTCAAAGACCATTATCAATTGGGTAAGGTCTTCCTTTTTCCGCTTACCTAAGCTCAATATCTTTAGCGACACTGATAATTGGATTCTCCAACTTATGACGGTTAATGAGTTGTGGATAAAGAAAGATACTCAAAACTGTATCAAGTGACTTTTAAACCATTTTGATCCTACAAATCCTTTAAACGATTCACAGAAAGTCTGGATTGCTCCGATCCTCAACTAATGGGATATAGCTCGTATCTATCTACTTAGTTCAGCTTCATTTAGTTATCTTTTTATACCCTCTCCCTAGCTATAAATTGATGGATCTTCCCTAATTTGCTTCTCATGTGTGTATTCATTCATActcctttttctttgtgtgttttacttATTTTGCTTCACTTGTATGCTCCAAATGATGTATTTCTATAGAGAAacaaagtaatatataatacaaCTAGATTTAACTAGctaaaaaacaaatgatataaCTCTTCATTTACTATAAACATCAAACATGTTTCTAATTAAAGAAGGTCTTACTTACTGTCTTAGTTTGTTTGTAATATGTAAAGTGACCCATTTTCTTAATcagatttcaaaatttcaatgtggctattttacttttactttacCCCACAATTATTGTTGAGTATTTTACtgatatagatatatacatgtgtatgtgtgtgtgtNNNNNNNNNNNNNNNNNNNNNNNNNNNNNNNNNNNNNNNNNNNNNNNNNNNNNNNNNNNNNNNNNNNNNNNNNNNNNNNNNNNNNNNNNNNNNNNNNNNNNNNNNNNNNNNNNNNNNNNNNNNNNNNNNNNNNNNNNNNNNNNNNNNNNNNNNNNNNNNNNNNNNNNNNNNNNNNNNNNNNNNNNNNNNNNNNNNNNNNNNNNNNNNNNNNNNNNNNNNNNNNNNNNNNNNNNNNNNNNNNNNNNNNNNNNNNNNNNNNNNNNNNNNNNNNNNNNNNNNNNNNNNNNNNNNNNNNNNNNNNNNNNNNNNNNNNNNNNNNNNNNNNNNNNNNNNNNNNNNNNNNNNNNNNNNNNNNNNNNNNNNNNNNNNNNNNNNNNNNNNNNNNNNNNNNNNNNNNNNNNNNNNNNNNNNNNNNNNNNNNNNNNNNNNNNNNNNNNNNNNNNNNNNNNNNNNNNNNNNNNNNNNNNNNNNNNNNNNNNNNNNNNNNNNNNNNNNNNNNNNNNNNNNNNNNNNNNNNNNNNNNNNNNNNNNNNNNNNNNNNNNNNNNNNNNNNNNNNNNNNNNNNNNNNNNNNNNNNNNNNNNNNNNNNNNNNNNNNNNNNNNNNNNNNNNNNNNNNNNNNNNNNNNNNNNNNNNNNNNNNNNNNNNNNNNNNNNNNNNNNNNNNNNNNNNNNNNNNNNNNNNNNNNNNNNNNNNNNNNNNNNNNNNNNNNNNNNNNNNNNNNNNNNNNNNNNNNNNNNNNNNNNNNNNNNNNNNNNNNNNNNNNNNNNNNNNNNNNNNNNNNNNNNNNNNNNNNNNNNNNNNNNNNNNNNNNNNNNNNNNNNNNNNNNNNNNNNNNNNNNNNNNNNNNNNNNNNNNNNNNNNNNNNNNNNNNNNNNNNNNNNNNNNNNNNNNNNNNNNNNNNNNNNNNNNNNNNNN from Camelina sativa cultivar DH55 chromosome 3, Cs, whole genome shotgun sequence includes:
- the LOC104776964 gene encoding uncharacterized protein LOC104776964; protein product: METLKKNPSVRRKNKLARTFQKVCNLRTTSTKVSSTNNGIGICMLKKSHNPNFNVDEDDDDDDDDGGGGDSVFDLKSTSSSTRSGELKIRERRRAVFEAVVAKIFASTTTIKAAYAELQMAQRPYDNDAIQAADTAVVEELRALSELKRSFLRKELNLSLQVAIMLAEIQEQQSLMRTYEITIKKLEFEATEKQLKIDELKTSLEETSAVNKSLEKKLTTSGSVSISVFDSIRISNPSLSQFVQVLGFTLRSVRSFVKLIVKEMESASWDLDAAASAAVSIRVKNASTVFARPSHRCFAFESFVCGKMLEGFESPNDNFEFENLRSVDPVRYLTRNPGSSFAKFVVHKYLSVVHAKMECSFFGNLNQRKLVNSGGFPDSGFFATFYEMARRIWLLHCVAFSISENVTVFQLKRGCRFSQVYMESVKSGDESLFSGDNSDIRVGFTVVPGFKIGENVIQSQVYLSPGNGFPPPSS
- the LOC104776963 gene encoding uncharacterized protein LOC104776963 — translated: MAVRLIPSIWLFIVIAVIVSALPSPVSPRKLLEIKKQENLTVREEDKSHVPHVTKTSTLTALPKGKIPNSSTPSKRGHAEVYSGKLRSRHLSTVDRFLQSVPSPGVGH